Within Paenibacillus sp. RUD330, the genomic segment CGGGAACAGCTCGCGCTGCCGCGGATAAGGGAGCATGCCCAGCTGGTCGTACGTTCCTGCAGCCAGCGAATATTCGGCCCCCGGCGCGCAGTCGCAGCCGATGAAGCGCTCTTCCTGCGCCGGGCCGGCCTTCACCGGCACGATCGCATCGCAAAACAAACATCTCTTTGTATACATGATGATTCCCTCCAATACCAAACCCTTCGTCCCAGTGTACAGGACTTCAGGGGGCATAGGCGGTTAAGGTTCTCTCATGAACCTCTAACGATTCTCATATTAGGAGGCTTCATTTCCAGAAAATTGGCTCCGGTACAGCTCCGCATAGATGCCTCCCCGGGCGATGAGCTCCTCATGCGTGCCTTGCTCCGCTACGGAGCCTTTGTCCATGACGAGAATGACATCGGCGTCCCGGATCGTGGAGAGCCTGTGGGCGATGACGAAACTCGTCCGGCCCTTCATCAGCTCCTTCATCGCATGCCGGATCTGCACTTCCGTGCGCGTATCCACGCTGCTGGTCGCCTCGTCGAGAATGAGGATGGCCGGGTCGGCGAGCAGCGCCCTCGCGATCGTAATCAGCTGCTTCTGCCCTTGGGACAAGTTGCTGGCGTCCTCGTTGAGCACGGTCTCGTAGCCTTCCGGAAGCGTGCGGATGAAGAAATCCGCATGCGCCGCACGGGCCGCATCCTCGATTTCGGCGTCGGTCGCCTCCCTGCGGCCGTAGGCGATATTGTCCCGGATCGTTCCTTTGTACAGCCACGTATCCTGCAGCACCATGCCGAACAGGCTGCGCAGGCTCCCTCGGGCGAGCTGGCGGATATCCCGGCCGTCGATCGTAATCCTGCCGCCGTCCAGCTCGTAGAAGCGGAGGAGCAGGTTCACGAGAGTCGTCTTGCCCGCTCCCGTCGGACCTACGATCGCCGCCGTCTGCCCGCTCTTCACCTCGATCGACAGCCCCTTCATCAAGGGAACCTCCGGCTTGTAGCCGAAATCCACGGATTCGAAGGCGACATCGCCCCGGATGCCGCGTCCGGCTTCCATCGTGCCGTCCGGCTCTTCTTCCTGCTCGTCCAGCAGCTCGAACACCCTCTCCGCCGAAGCCGCGGTCGATTGGATGATATTGGCGATGTTCGCCAGCTGCGTGATCGGCATCGTGAACTGCCTCGCATATTGGATGAACGCCTGGATATCCCCGATCGAGACGCCGCCCCGGGTCACCATCAGACCGCCGACGACGCTGATCAGCACATAGCCCAGGTTGCCGACGAAGGACATGAGCGGCATCAGCGTGCCGCTGATGAACTGGGCGCGCCAGGCGGATTGGTACAGCTTGCCGTTGATCGCCTCGAAGCGCTCCAGCGAATCCTTCTCCCGGCCGAAGGCTTTGACGATCCGATGTCCGGTGAACATTTCCTCCACATGGCCGTTCAGCTCGCCGATCGACCGCTGCTGGCCGGCAAAATGCTTTTGCGACCGCTTGGCAACCGCCTTGGTGACCAGGAAGCTGAGCGGCAGCGTGACAAAGACGATCAGCGTCAGCAAGGGGCTGATCGTCAGCATCATGACGATGACGCCGACCAGCGTGACGGCCGAGGTGATGAGCTGCGTCAAGCTCTGCTGCAGCGTGCCGCTGATGTTGTCCACGTCGTTGACGACCCGGCTCAGAATATCGCCGTGCGACTTGGCGTCGTAGAACTGCAGAGGAAGCCTCTGCAGCTTGTCGTCCACTTCCTTCCTCAGCCGATATACCGCTCCTTGGGTAACGCCGGCCATCAGATATTGCTGGACGTACCCGAACAGGAAGCTGAGGACATACAAGCCTGCCAGCCATCCCAGCACATGCAGCAAGCCGGCATAATCGAACGCGGCGCCGGCGGCTCCATTCATCCTCGCCACGACGCCCTTCACAATGATGTCTGTCCCGTGCCCGAGCAGCTTGGGACCGACGATCGAGAACACCGAAGCGGCGATCGCGCTTAACAGCACAAGGAGCAGCCGCATCCGGTACGGCTTCAGGAAGCGCAGCAGGCGCAGCATCGTTTTCTTGAATTCCTTGGGCTTCTCCCCGGGCATCATCGCACCGGGGCCCGGCCCTCCGCCCATCCGCGGCATGGCGCCCGGATGGCGCCCCGGCGGCATCCGCCGTTCCTGACTCATGCCGATTCCTCCTCTGTCCGGAGCTGGGATTCCACGATCTCGCGGTATACGCCGCAGGACTCCATCAGCTCCGCATGGGTTCCGTCGCCGGCCAGCCGCCCTTCCTCGAGCACCAGGATGCGGTCCGCAGCCATGACGGAGCTCACCCGCTGGGCGACCACCAGCACGGCGGCCCCTCCCGTCTCTTCCGCCAGGGCAGCGCGAAGCCTGGCTTCCGTCGAAGCATCGAGAGCCGAGAAGCTGTCGTCGAACAGATACAGCGCGGGACGGCGCACAAGCGCCCTCGCGATCGAGAGCCGCTGCTTCTGCCCTCCCGACAGGTTGGCTCCGCCTTGGGCGATGGCCGTCGAGAAGCCTTCCGGCATCGCTTCGACGAAGCCGGCGGCCTGCGCGACCTCGGCGGCACGGGATACTTCGGCATCCGTCGCATCCTCCTTGCCGTAGCGGATGTTGTCGCTGACCGAGCCGGAGAACAGCAGCGCCTTTTGCGGCACGAGGCCGATTCCTGCGCGAAGCTCCCCCTGGGGCAAGCTTTTGACATCCCTGCCCCCGACCCGCACCTCTCCCTCGCCCGCATCGTAAAACCGCATGATGAGGTTCAGCAAGGTCGTCTTGCCGGAGCCGGTTCCGCCGATGACAGCCGTCGTCTCTCCCGCCCTGGCCGTGAAGCTGACCCGGTCCAGCGCAGGCCGTTCGGCTCCGGGATAATGGAAGCTGACTTCGCGGAATTCAACCTCCCCGCGGAGCGCGCCTGCGCTCGGCGAGGCTGGAGACGATATCTTCGCGGCTTGCCCGTCGGTAATCGTCGGAACGATAGCCAGCATCTCGTTGATCCGGGCTGCGGACGTCGCTGCGCGCGGCACCATGGCGAACATCATGGACATCATGACGAGCGAGAACATGATCTGGCTGGCATACTGGATGAACGCAATCAGGCTGCCGATATTCATGTCTCCCGCATCGATCCGCTTCGCTCCGAACCAGACGATGAGCACGGTCGTCAGGTTCATGATCAGCATCATCGTCGGCATCAGGATCGCCATCATCCGGTTGACGCGCAGCGCCGTATCGGCCAGATCGCGGCTGGCCGTGTCGAATCTTCCCTGCTCGTAATCCTCGCGGTTGAAGGAGCGGATGACCCTGATGCCGGTCAAGCCTTCGCGCAGGACGAGGTTCAGCCTGTCGAGCTTGACCTGCATCGCCCTGAACAGCGGTATCGCCTTGCGCATGACGGCGAAGATCGTAAGGCCGATGACCGGAATGACCGCGACAAGGAGCAGGGAAAGCTTCGCATCCTTGGAGAAGGCCATGATCAGCCCGCCGATGCACATCATCGGCGCGCTGACCATCATTCTCATCATCATGATCAGGACCTGCTGCACCTGATTGACGTCGTTCGTCGTCCTGTTGATCATCGAAGCCGTCCCGATCCGGTCGAACTCGGGCAGCGAGAACTTCTCCGCATGTCCGAACAGCTTCGAGCGGGCGCTGCGGCCGAAGCCGGAGGCGACGCGGGACGACATGTAGCTGGAGGCGATGATGCAGGCCGCCCCTGCGGCGGACACGAGCAGCATGAAGCCGCCTATTTTCCAGATGTAAGGCACGTCGCCCTTCAAAATGCCCTTGTCCACGATGTCCGACAGCAGCGTCGGAAGATACAGGTCGGACAACGATTGGCAAAAGACGAGCGCCAATACGGCCGCAATCTGGAGCCGGAATGGCTTCAGCAGCCGAAACAGCTTGAACAAGGCTCCCCCTCCTTATTTTACTTCTAAACCAATTCATTCCTACCCATCTTAAGCTTCCCCGAAATCTTCTGTCAAACAAGGTCTTCTCCGGCTTTTTCAGCCGACCGATCCGTGCTTTGAAGCTTCCTGGCTCCCGGCTCTGGAGGCCGCTGCGATTGAAGCTGATAGAACAAGCCGCTGGCGTCCGACCATTCCGCATAGAGGATTTCCCTTTCATCGCCGATGCCGATATGCGCGAGCAATCCGAGCAGCCAACGGCGGTCCCTGCCCAGCCGCTCCAGCGCCCTGTCGACGATGTCTCCGTCCTCGATCACGCTCTCCGGCAAGGATGGGCTGTCCGGCGTCTCCTCCTGTTGATGGCCGCCTGCGGCCGGCTTGCTCAGGACGCTGATGCTGCCGTTCGTCTCGAACAGCGCGTAGGCGACATCGCGCACGGAAAAAACGCCGTTCTCGCGCAGCAGCATGCTCAGCTGGCCGAAGTCCAGATTGTTCCTCTTCATCGCCGCCCGGTCGATGATTCCTTCCCGGATGACCAGATCCGGCGAGCCCGTCACCCGCCTGGCCAGCCATGGAATCCGGTTCAGCAGCTTCTCCGTGCCGTAGGACAGCAGCGTCCAGACTGCCAAGGCGAACACGAGATGGCCGTAGCCGACCTCCTTGTCGTAGATCGTATTGCCGACCAGCTCGCTCAGCATAAGCGAAGAAACGAAGTCGAATGCGGTCAGCTGCGAGATCTCCTTTTTGCCCAGCACTTTGGTCATGATCATGAGGCTGACCAGGGCGATCAGCAGCTTGAGCGCGATTTGCCCGAATAATGGATCCATTCCGTCTCTCCCTCCCGGTATCAATCCGAAAAAAAACCGGACCGCGGAACGGTCCGATTTCTTAGATATGGCAATGGCAGCGCCAGGAACGCTTCGCCTAGCGGAGCTTCTCCATTTCATTCGCGGCCTCGGCGCCTTCCGGCTGGGCGGCGACCGTGTCGGAGGCGTTGCCGTATTCCTCCAGCGTCTTCCATGCATCCGCGTCGTCGAAGCGGCCGGCATGGGCTTGCCTGCTCTCGCCCGCTCCCGTCGGCGGCAGCGTCATGACCTCTTCTTCGACGGGACGGTAGTCCCCCATCTCCTGATGAGGCACGTTGTCGACCGTATGCCGGGTCGAGGGGATCGCTTCGAGCCGCTCGTAAGGAATCGGCTCTCCGGTGGAAGCGTCCAGGCCGTACCTGCCTTCCTCCATCAAGCTCAGCGCGCGGTTCACTTGGGCGAGCTTCTTGCCCAGCTTTTCATCGAGCGCCATGTCGCGCTCCTTCTCGAACGTCACGGTCCCGGAATCGGCCGGATGATTGTCGTAGCTGGACAGCTCTCCGTCGGAGTCCGACGCGGCCAGAGGCGCTCCCTCCAGATCGGTTTCCCGATTGAGGTCGAAGTGGGCCTCCAGCTCCTTCTTCTCCTGCAGCAGGCTGTTCTTCAGAAAGTCCAGCTGGGATGGCTTGAGATGTTTCATGCTGTCTCCTCCTAAGCAATTCGTTCTATAGCTACCTATACCCTTGGGAAGATACAAATGAAGCAAGCGTCTCCAGCGGAACGGCCGCATGCCTCAGCAGCCTGACGGGAATTCTCCAGCGATGACGGCATCCTCGCTTACGCCGCCGGCGGCGTCGATCAGCAGGGCGTTGAGACGGCCTCCCGCCGCGCAGCCGCCGTCGATTCCGATCTTGTCTCCGCCGAACCAGACCGACGGCCCCTTCTGGAATTTGATCGTCCGCGTATGGCCGAAGACGACGGTTTTGCCCGCCGTCACCGGAGCGTGGTGGAACGGCTCCCTTATCCACATGAACAGCTCTCTGGGCTGGTCCTTCCAGCTCGCCCCGGCAGCCGGATCGATTCCCGCATGGACATAAATGTAGGCTTCATCCTCCGCATGCAGCTCCAGGCTGTCCAGCAGCTCGACATGCTCCTTGAATTCGGTGCGGATAAGCCGGAGCATGTCGGAGGCGTCTGCAGCCCCGCGGTATTCCATGCCGGCTGCGCGAGCGTAGCTCCGCAGCGTTTCGTGCCCCCCTTGACCGAGAAACTTGTCGAGCAGCTCGGGCTCGGGATGGCGCAGGCATTGCAGGAAGCGCTGGTCATGATTGCCTCTCAGCGCGGTCGCCCGGCCTCCGCCTTCCCGCAGCAGAGCCATGACGGCGTTGATGGCGCCGCAGCTGTCCGGTCCTCGGTCCACATAATCGCCGAGCAGGATCAGCCTGTCCTCGCCAGGGCGATAACCGGTTTTCTGCAGAAGCTCTCCAAGCTCCCGGCTGCAGCCGTGAATGTCGCTGATGGCGATCGTTCGAAATCTATCCATGTTGGAGCCCTCCTTGTTGTCGCCCTCATGATTGCGGTTGCCGGCGCCGATTTGCTACAATACACCGGAAGCGATCAGCGGAAGGGATGATGACGAATGTTGTCTGCAACCATAGTCCAAAGTAAAGAACAGCTGGAGCAATGCCTCCACATCCGCAGGGAAGTGTTCGTCCGGGAGCAGGGAGTTTCCATCGAAGAAGAGCTCGACCGTTACGACGAGTCTCCGGAATCGTGCATCCACGTTCTCCTGAGCGACGACGCCGCGCCGGTCGGAACGGGCCGGGTCAAGTCGTTCGAGGGCAACAGCGCCAAGCTGCAGCGGATCGCAGTCCTGGCCTCCATGCGCGGCCGCGGCGCCGGCTCCGCCATCGTGCAGGCGATGGAGCAAGCCGCTCGGGAGGCCGGGTACGGCCGCGCCGTGCTTGACGCCCAATGCCAGGCGGAGCCGTTCTACGCCAAGCTCGGGTA encodes:
- a CDS encoding ABC transporter ATP-binding protein → MFKLFRLLKPFRLQIAAVLALVFCQSLSDLYLPTLLSDIVDKGILKGDVPYIWKIGGFMLLVSAAGAACIIASSYMSSRVASGFGRSARSKLFGHAEKFSLPEFDRIGTASMINRTTNDVNQVQQVLIMMMRMMVSAPMMCIGGLIMAFSKDAKLSLLLVAVIPVIGLTIFAVMRKAIPLFRAMQVKLDRLNLVLREGLTGIRVIRSFNREDYEQGRFDTASRDLADTALRVNRMMAILMPTMMLIMNLTTVLIVWFGAKRIDAGDMNIGSLIAFIQYASQIMFSLVMMSMMFAMVPRAATSAARINEMLAIVPTITDGQAAKISSPASPSAGALRGEVEFREVSFHYPGAERPALDRVSFTARAGETTAVIGGTGSGKTTLLNLIMRFYDAGEGEVRVGGRDVKSLPQGELRAGIGLVPQKALLFSGSVSDNIRYGKEDATDAEVSRAAEVAQAAGFVEAMPEGFSTAIAQGGANLSGGQKQRLSIARALVRRPALYLFDDSFSALDASTEARLRAALAEETGGAAVLVVAQRVSSVMAADRILVLEEGRLAGDGTHAELMESCGVYREIVESQLRTEEESA
- a CDS encoding DUF421 domain-containing protein, with protein sequence MDPLFGQIALKLLIALVSLMIMTKVLGKKEISQLTAFDFVSSLMLSELVGNTIYDKEVGYGHLVFALAVWTLLSYGTEKLLNRIPWLARRVTGSPDLVIREGIIDRAAMKRNNLDFGQLSMLLRENGVFSVRDVAYALFETNGSISVLSKPAAGGHQQEETPDSPSLPESVIEDGDIVDRALERLGRDRRWLLGLLAHIGIGDEREILYAEWSDASGLFYQLQSQRPPEPGARKLQSTDRSAEKAGEDLV
- a CDS encoding GNAT family N-acetyltransferase, with product MLSATIVQSKEQLEQCLHIRREVFVREQGVSIEEELDRYDESPESCIHVLLSDDAAPVGTGRVKSFEGNSAKLQRIAVLASMRGRGAGSAIVQAMEQAAREAGYGRAVLDAQCQAEPFYAKLGYKPVSPDIFLDAGIPHVRMSKELG
- a CDS encoding metallophosphoesterase family protein, with translation MDRFRTIAISDIHGCSRELGELLQKTGYRPGEDRLILLGDYVDRGPDSCGAINAVMALLREGGGRATALRGNHDQRFLQCLRHPEPELLDKFLGQGGHETLRSYARAAGMEYRGAADASDMLRLIRTEFKEHVELLDSLELHAEDEAYIYVHAGIDPAAGASWKDQPRELFMWIREPFHHAPVTAGKTVVFGHTRTIKFQKGPSVWFGGDKIGIDGGCAAGGRLNALLIDAAGGVSEDAVIAGEFPSGC
- a CDS encoding ABC transporter ATP-binding protein, translating into MSQERRMPPGRHPGAMPRMGGGPGPGAMMPGEKPKEFKKTMLRLLRFLKPYRMRLLLVLLSAIAASVFSIVGPKLLGHGTDIIVKGVVARMNGAAGAAFDYAGLLHVLGWLAGLYVLSFLFGYVQQYLMAGVTQGAVYRLRKEVDDKLQRLPLQFYDAKSHGDILSRVVNDVDNISGTLQQSLTQLITSAVTLVGVIVMMLTISPLLTLIVFVTLPLSFLVTKAVAKRSQKHFAGQQRSIGELNGHVEEMFTGHRIVKAFGREKDSLERFEAINGKLYQSAWRAQFISGTLMPLMSFVGNLGYVLISVVGGLMVTRGGVSIGDIQAFIQYARQFTMPITQLANIANIIQSTAASAERVFELLDEQEEEPDGTMEAGRGIRGDVAFESVDFGYKPEVPLMKGLSIEVKSGQTAAIVGPTGAGKTTLVNLLLRFYELDGGRITIDGRDIRQLARGSLRSLFGMVLQDTWLYKGTIRDNIAYGRREATDAEIEDAARAAHADFFIRTLPEGYETVLNEDASNLSQGQKQLITIARALLADPAILILDEATSSVDTRTEVQIRHAMKELMKGRTSFVIAHRLSTIRDADVILVMDKGSVAEQGTHEELIARGGIYAELYRSQFSGNEAS